One Spinacia oleracea cultivar Varoflay chromosome 4, BTI_SOV_V1, whole genome shotgun sequence DNA segment encodes these proteins:
- the LOC110790063 gene encoding transcriptional regulatory protein LGE1-like — protein sequence MGPQTQISIGNKHLEALLCMPTKVVPTKAKAKEEGLIPQGRGNYRGQGYQGQTPYGQPHGLGNQAPYHQASYNPNYQGGMGYNNQYGQGIGVSSGGYPLNSGNQYGNSQYPPLGFNVPRTYGTQFPPNPSRFGNAPPPLPSPKSNLEALMESNVGAQAKKNVEFEDEFK from the coding sequence ATGGGCCCCCAAACCCAAATTTCAATAGGCAACAAGCACCTAGAGGCCCTTCTATGCATGCCTACCAAGGTGGTTCCTACCAAGGCCAAGGCCAAGGAGGAGGGTTTGATCCCCCAAGGTCGGGGAAACTATAGGGGGCAAGGCTATCAAGGCCAAACTCCCTATGGTCAACCCCATGGCCTAGGTAATCAAGCTCCTTACCACCAAGCTAGTTATAACCCAAACTACCAAGGTGGAATGGGCTATAACAACCAATATGGGCAAGGTATAGGAGTTTCTAGTGGGGGCTATCCATTGAATTCTGGAAACCAATATGGCAATTCCCAATATCCTCCTCTCGGATTCAATGTACCTAGGACTTATGGCACTCAATTTCCACCTAATCCTTCCAGATTTGGTAATGCTCCTCCACCACTCCCGTCTCCTAAGTCGAATCTTGAGGCTCTTATGGAGTCGaatgtgggggcgcaagccaaaaagaatgtggaatttgaGGATGAATTTAAGTAA